The following are encoded in a window of Peromyscus leucopus breed LL Stock chromosome X, UCI_PerLeu_2.1, whole genome shotgun sequence genomic DNA:
- the Was gene encoding wiskott-Aldrich syndrome protein, whose product MSGGPVGGRPGGRGGPAAQQNIPSNLLQDHENQRLFELLGRKCSTLATAVVQLYLALPPGAEHWTMEHCGAVCFVKDNPQKSYFIRLYGLQAGRLLWEQELYSQLLYLTPTPFFHTFAGDDCQVGLNFADESEAQAFRSLVQEKIQKRNQRQSGERRQLPPPPAPTSEERRGGLPPLPPHPGGDHGGPSGSPLSLGLVTVDIQNPDITSSRYRGLPAPGPGPADKKRSGKKKISKADIGAPSGFKHVSHVGWDPQNGFDVNNLDPDLRSLFSRAGISEAQLTDAETSKLIYDFIEDQGGLEAVRQEMRRQDPLPPPPPPCRGGGGGGERGGGGGGSQPLRPPIVGSNKGRCGPLPPVPVGGAPPPPTPRGPPPPGRGGPPPPPPPATGRSGPPPPPLPGAGGPPVPPPPPPPPPPPPSTGSGPAPPPLPPTLVSPGAPAPGGGRGALLDQIRQGIQLNKTPGATENSVQQPPSQRSEGLVGALMHVMQKRSRVIHSSDEGESQAGEDEEDDEWDD is encoded by the exons ATGAGTGGGGGCCCTGTAGGAGGCAGGCCTGGGGGCCGAGGGGGCCCAGCAGCTCAGCAGAACATTccttccaacctcctccaggACCATGAGAACCAGCGACTCTTTGAGCTGCTTGGCCGAAAATGCTCG ACACTGGCCACTGCAGTTGTTCAGCTGTACCTGGCGCTGCCCCCCGGAGCTGAGCACTGGACCATGGAACACTGTGGAGCAGTGTGCTTCGTGAAGGATAACCCTCAGAAGTCCTACTTCATTCGCCTTTATGGTCTTCAG GCTGGTCGGCTGCTCTGGGAACAGGAGCTGTACTCCCAGCTGCTTTACCTCACACCCACCCCCTTCTTCCACACCTTTGCTGGAGAT GACTGCCAGGTAGGACTGAACTTTGCAGACGAGAGTGAAGCCCAGGCCTTCCGGTCCTTGGTGCAGGAGAAGATACAAAAAAGGAATCAGAGGCAAAGTGGAG AAAGACGACAGCTACCGCCACCACCGGCACCAACCAGTGAAG agagaagaggagggctcCCACCTCTGCCCCCACATCCAGGGGGAGACCATGGGG GCCCATCAGGTAGTCCACTATCTCTAGGACTTGTGACAGTCGACATTCAAAACCCTGACATCACAAGCTCCCGATATCGTGGGCTCCCTGCACCAGGCCCTGGCCCAGCTGATAAGAAACGCTCAGGCAAAAAGAAGATCAGTAAAGCTGATATTGGTGCACCAAGTGGATTCAA ACATGTCAGCCACGTGGGCTGGGATCCCCAGAATGGATTTGAC GTGAACAATCTTGACCCGGATCTGCGGAGCCTGTTCTCCAGGGCAGGAATCAGCGAGGCCCAGCTCACTGACGCAGAGACCTCCAAGCTTATCTATGACTTCATTGAGGACCAGGGTGGGCTAGAGGCTGTACGGCAGGAGATGAGGCGCCAGG ATCCActcccaccaccaccgccgccatgccgaggaggaggagggggaggagagagaggaggtggaggaggagggagccagcCCCTGCGACCTCCTATTGTGGGGAGTAATAAGGGTCGTTGTGGTCCACTGCCCCCTGTACCTGTGGggggtgccccacccccaccaacacCCCGGgggcccccacccccaggccgaGGGggccctccaccaccaccccctccagcCACGGGACGATCTggaccaccacctcctccactccctggagctgggggaCCACCAgtgccgcccccacccccacccccacccccacctccacccagcactgggagtgggcccgcccctccccctctccctcctactCTGGTGTCTCCCGGGGCGCCCGCACCTGGTGGAGGCCGGGGTGCACTTTTGGATCAAATCCGGCAGGGAATTCAGCTAAACAAG ACCCCTGGAGCTACAGAGAACTCCGTACAGCAGCCACCGTCCCAGAGGTCTGAGGGCCTAGTGGGTGCCCTGATGCATGTGATGCAGAAGAGAAGTAGAGTCATCCATTCCTCAG ATGAAGGGGAGAGTCAGGCCGGTGAAGATGAAGAGGACGATGAATGGGATGACTAA